One stretch of Arachis hypogaea cultivar Tifrunner chromosome 20, arahy.Tifrunner.gnm2.J5K5, whole genome shotgun sequence DNA includes these proteins:
- the LOC112783023 gene encoding pyruvate dehydrogenase E1 component subunit beta-3, chloroplastic, with amino-acid sequence MATLFQGLPSSTAFSSSNKFNHVPAPTSFSERKSSIVTVRSDARWSPVLNYATHKPQRLITNAVATKADSSLASTSSKPGHELLLFEALREGLEEEMERDPCVCVMGEDVGHYGGSYKVTKGLATKFGDLRVLDTPIAENSFTGMGIGAAMTGLRPIIEGMNMGFLLLAFNQISNNCGMLHYTSGGQFKIPVVIRGPGGVGRQLGAEHSQRLESYFQSIPGIQMVACSTPYNAKGLMKAAIRSENPVILFEHVLLYNLKDRIPDEEYVLSLEEAEMVRPGEHVTILTYSRMRYHVMQAAKTLVNKGYDPEVIDIRSLKPFDLHTIGKSVKKTHRVLIVEECMRTGGIGASLTAAITENFNDDLDAPIVCLSSQDVPTPYAGTLEEWTVVQPAQIVTAVEQLCQ; translated from the exons ATGGCCACCCTTTTCCAAGGACTTCCATCTTCCACCGCATTCTCCTCCTCCAACAAATTCAACCACGTCCCAGCCCCTACATCCTTTTCAG AGAGGAAATCTAGCATAGTTACTGTCAGATCTGATGCGAGGTGGAGCCCTGTTCTTAACTATGCAACTCACAAGCCTCAGCGCTTGATTACTAATGCTGTTGCA ACAAAGGCAGACAGTTCCTTGGCCTCTACGTCATCAAAACCTGG GCATGAACTTCTCCTTTTTGAAGCCCTGCGTGAAGGTTTGGAAGAAGAAATGGAGAGGGATCCCTGTGTGTGTGTCATGGGGGAAGATGTAGGCCATTATGGAGGATCTTACAAGGTGACTAAGGGCCTGGCCACTAAGTTTGGGGACCTCAGGGTCTTGGACACTCCTATTGCTGAGAACTCCTTCACCGGCATGGGCATTGGAGCTGCCATGACTGGTCTGAGGCCAATTATTGAGGGCATGAATATGGGGTTTCTCCTTCTGGCATTCAACCAAATCTCCAACAATTGCGGCATGCTCCATTACACGTCCGGAGGCCAGTTTAAGATACCAGTTGTTATTCGCGGACCAGGTGGAGTTGGGCGGCAACTTGGTGCCGAGCACTCACAGCGACTGGAGTCATATTTCCAGTCTATCCCTGGCATTCAGATGGTGGCATGCTCAACCCCTTACAATGCCAAGGGGCTGATGAAAGCTGCAATCCGCAGCGAGAACCCGGTGATTCTTTTCGAGCACGTCTTGCTTTATAACCTCAAGGATAGAATTCCGGACGAAGAGTATGTATTATCGCTGGAAGAAGCAGAGATGGTTCGACCCGGGGAGCACGTGACCATCTTAACATACTCCAGGATGAGGTACCATGTGATGCAAGCCGCAAAGACATTGGTGAACAAAGGGTATGATCCGGAAGTGATTGATATCAGGTCCTTGAAGCCATTTGACCTTCACACAATTGGGAAGTCAGTGAAGAAGACTCATAGGGTGCTGATAGTGGAAGAGTGCATGAGGACAGGTGGAATTGGTGCAAGTCTCACAGCTGCCATCACTGAGAATTTCAACGATGATTTGGATGCTCCAATTGTGTGCTTATCTTCTCAGGATGTGCCAACCCCATATGCCGGAACGTTGGAGGAATGGACCGTGGTTCAACCTGCTCAGATTGTCACAGCAGTTGAGCAACTCTGCCAATAA
- the LOC112783027 gene encoding uncharacterized protein isoform X1, producing MEIVYLLCSMFYTLVTTLTLSLLIPFHALLRRWAPSTHIYLYQGTVWHQRRHPVNHSFQYPVRYALIDLERAPHALPQHLSADEARQITHTNGPILLLTIPPSVGYEQNPLSVYYCYDVEGTSTCLNKCIAEVTNTPWGERVSFIFNPHSDLVAKSLHVSPFMDMLGSWNIKANDPGENLNISISVHHPELGNYFTASLKAKRLSSSSESDHAIFFWLMPHKVAVWIYWHAIKLWWKNVALVQHPRYTFPTYREEALKRDQKLQCCGLSDENGERGKEHVGCLGETSPRSRWFRWRDAKWPWS from the exons ATGGAAATAGTGTACCTCTTATGTTCCATGTTCTACACTTTGGTCACCACTCTCACGCTCTCCCTTCTCATTCCGTTTCACGCGCTTCTACGCCGCTGGGCACCTTCCACCCACATATATCTCTACCAAGGTACCGTCTGGCACCAACGCCGCCACCCCGTCAACCATTCTTTTCAATATCCTGTCCGCTACGCCCTCATCGACTTAGAACGTGCGCCCCACGCGCTGCCCCAACATCTCTCTGCCGATGAAGCTCGCCAAATCACCCATACCAATGGTCCCAT ATTGCTGCTGACCATCCCTCCTAGCGTGGGATATGAGCAGAATCCATTGAGTGTGTACTATTGTTATGATGTTGAAGGCACTTCTACATGTTTGAACAAATGCATTGCTGAG GTAACAAACACACCATGGGGTGAAAGAGTATCTTTTATTTTCAATCCACACTCTGATCTTGTGGCAAAATCCTTGCATGTTAGTCCTTTCATG GATATGCTCGGCAGTTGGAATATTAAAGCAAATGATCCTGGAGAGAATCTTAACATATCAATTTCAGTTCACCACCCTGAGCTTGGAAACTATTTTACTGCCAGTCTCAAAGCCAAAAGATTGTCCTCATCATCGGAATCAGATCATGCAATTTTCTTTTGGTTAATGCCTCATAAGGTTGCGGTGTGGATATATTGGCAT GCTATAAAGTTGTGGTGGAAAAATGTGGCTTTAGTGCAACACCCTAGATATACATTTCCCACATACAGAGAAGAGGCTTTGAAAAGGGACCAAAAGCTGCAATGCTGTGGATTGAGTGATGAGAATGGAGAAAGAGGAAAAGAGCATGTTGGTTGTCTGGGTGAAACAAGTCCAAGAAGCCGGTGGTTTAGATGGAGAGATGCTAAGTGGCCATGGTCATAG
- the LOC112783027 gene encoding uncharacterized protein isoform X2: MEIVYLLCSMFYTLVTTLTLSLLIPFHALLRRWAPSTHIYLYQGTVWHQRRHPVNHSFQYPVRYALIDLERAPHALPQHLSADEARQITHTNGPILLLTIPPSVGYEQNPLSVYYCYDVEGTSTCLNKCIAEVTNTPWGERVSFIFNPHSDLVAKSLHVSPFMDMLGSWNIKANDPGENLNISISVHHPELGNYFTASLKAKRLSSSSESDHAIFFWLMPHKVAVWIYWHHVRRINQTERPKKKLQWDNA; the protein is encoded by the exons ATGGAAATAGTGTACCTCTTATGTTCCATGTTCTACACTTTGGTCACCACTCTCACGCTCTCCCTTCTCATTCCGTTTCACGCGCTTCTACGCCGCTGGGCACCTTCCACCCACATATATCTCTACCAAGGTACCGTCTGGCACCAACGCCGCCACCCCGTCAACCATTCTTTTCAATATCCTGTCCGCTACGCCCTCATCGACTTAGAACGTGCGCCCCACGCGCTGCCCCAACATCTCTCTGCCGATGAAGCTCGCCAAATCACCCATACCAATGGTCCCAT ATTGCTGCTGACCATCCCTCCTAGCGTGGGATATGAGCAGAATCCATTGAGTGTGTACTATTGTTATGATGTTGAAGGCACTTCTACATGTTTGAACAAATGCATTGCTGAG GTAACAAACACACCATGGGGTGAAAGAGTATCTTTTATTTTCAATCCACACTCTGATCTTGTGGCAAAATCCTTGCATGTTAGTCCTTTCATG GATATGCTCGGCAGTTGGAATATTAAAGCAAATGATCCTGGAGAGAATCTTAACATATCAATTTCAGTTCACCACCCTGAGCTTGGAAACTATTTTACTGCCAGTCTCAAAGCCAAAAGATTGTCCTCATCATCGGAATCAGATCATGCAATTTTCTTTTGGTTAATGCCTCATAAGGTTGCGGTGTGGATATATTGGCAT CACGTTAGGAGAATAAATCAGACAGAGAGGCCTAAGAAAAAATTACAATGGGACAATGCTTAG
- the LOC112783024 gene encoding glycolate oxidase 1 isoform X1, translating to MENQITNVNEYEAIAKQKLPKMVYDFYASGAEDQWTLKENRDAFSRILFRPRILIDVSKVDMTTRILGFNISMPIMIAPTGMQKLAHPQGECAIARAASAANTIMTLSTMSNYSFEEVASTGPGIRFFQLYMFKDRNLVTQLVRRAERAGFKAVVLTADRPFIGRREDDIKNGFRLPPNVTLKNFEGLDFGEKNKAGSSVSQTRRHIDPSLNWKDVKWLQTITSLPIVVKGVLTAEDARIAVQAGVAGIIVSNHGARQLDYVPAPIMVLEEIVKAVEGRIGVFVDGGIRRGTDVYKALALGASSVFIGRAVVFSLAAEGEGGVRKVLKMLRDELQLTMALCGSPSLKHISRHHIFTRTTFPSNL from the exons ATGGAGAACCAAATAACTAATGTGAATGAGTATGAGGCAATTGCAAAGCAAAAATTGCCAAAGATGGTTTATGACTTCTATGCTTCTGGTGCAGAGGACCAGTGGACTCTGAAGGAGAACCGAGACGCATTCTCAAGGATTCT GTTCCGACCGCGCATTCTTATAGATGTAAGCAAGGTAGATATGACAACAAGAATTTTAGGCTTCAACATTTCAATGCCAATCATGATTGCTCCCACAGGCATGCAAAAGTTGGCACATCCTCAGG GAGAATGTGCAATAGCTAGAGCAGCATCAGCTGCTAACACTATTATG ACACTATCAACAATGTCTAATTATAGTTTTGAGGAGGTTGCTTCAACAGGACCCGGCATTCGTTTCTTCCAACTCTAT ATGTTTAAGGACAGGAATTTGGTTACACAACTTGTGAGAAGAGCTGAAAGGGCAGGTTTCAAGGCAGTTGTGCTCACTGCGGATCGTCCGTTTATTGGTCGTAGGGAGGATGACATCAAAAACGG ATTCAGATTGCCACCAAACGTGACACTAAAGAATTTTGAGGGATTGGATTTTGGGGAGAAAAATAAG GCTGGTAGCTCAGTTTCTCAAACTCGTCGCCATATTGATCCATCTCTTAATTGGAAG GATGTGAAGTGGCTTCAAACGATTACTTCATTGCCAATTGTAGTGAAGGGTGTACTAACTGCTGAAGATG CAAGGATAGCCGTACAAGCTGGAGTTGCTGGAATCATTGTTTCTAATCATGGTGCTCGCCAACTTGACTATGTCCCTGCACCAATCATGGTTTTGGAAGAG ATAGTGAAAGCTGTAGAAGGAAGAATTGGTGTATTTGTGGATGGTGGAATCCGCAGAGGGACAGATGTTTACAAAGCATTGGCTCTTGGAGCATCTTCTGTATTT ATAGGAAGAGCAGTGGTGTTCTCATTAGCTGCAGAGGGTGAAGGTGGTGTGAGGAAAGTACTGAAGATGCTTAGAGATGAGCTTCAACTAACAATGGCACTATGTGGCTCTCCTTCACTCAAACATATAAGTCGTCACCACATTTTCACTCGCACAACATTTCCTTCCAACTTATAA
- the LOC112783024 gene encoding glycolate oxidase isoform X2 yields MENQITNVNEYEAIAKQKLPKMVYDFYASGAEDQWTLKENRDAFSRILFRPRILIDVSKVDMTTRILGFNISMPIMIAPTGMQKLAHPQGECAIARAASAANTIMTLSTMSNYSFEEVASTGPGIRFFQLYMFKDRNLVTQLVRRAERAGFKAVVLTADRPFIGRREDDIKNGFRLPPNVTLKNFEGLDFGEKNKAGSSVSQTRRHIDPSLNWKDVKWLQTITSLPIVVKGVLTAEDARIAVQAGVAGIIVSNHGARQLDYVPAPIMVLEEKQTQP; encoded by the exons ATGGAGAACCAAATAACTAATGTGAATGAGTATGAGGCAATTGCAAAGCAAAAATTGCCAAAGATGGTTTATGACTTCTATGCTTCTGGTGCAGAGGACCAGTGGACTCTGAAGGAGAACCGAGACGCATTCTCAAGGATTCT GTTCCGACCGCGCATTCTTATAGATGTAAGCAAGGTAGATATGACAACAAGAATTTTAGGCTTCAACATTTCAATGCCAATCATGATTGCTCCCACAGGCATGCAAAAGTTGGCACATCCTCAGG GAGAATGTGCAATAGCTAGAGCAGCATCAGCTGCTAACACTATTATG ACACTATCAACAATGTCTAATTATAGTTTTGAGGAGGTTGCTTCAACAGGACCCGGCATTCGTTTCTTCCAACTCTAT ATGTTTAAGGACAGGAATTTGGTTACACAACTTGTGAGAAGAGCTGAAAGGGCAGGTTTCAAGGCAGTTGTGCTCACTGCGGATCGTCCGTTTATTGGTCGTAGGGAGGATGACATCAAAAACGG ATTCAGATTGCCACCAAACGTGACACTAAAGAATTTTGAGGGATTGGATTTTGGGGAGAAAAATAAG GCTGGTAGCTCAGTTTCTCAAACTCGTCGCCATATTGATCCATCTCTTAATTGGAAG GATGTGAAGTGGCTTCAAACGATTACTTCATTGCCAATTGTAGTGAAGGGTGTACTAACTGCTGAAGATG CAAGGATAGCCGTACAAGCTGGAGTTGCTGGAATCATTGTTTCTAATCATGGTGCTCGCCAACTTGACTATGTCCCTGCACCAATCATGGTTTTGGAAGAG aaacaaacgcagccttaa